Proteins from a single region of Humidesulfovibrio mexicanus:
- a CDS encoding RsmB/NOP family class I SAM-dependent RNA methyltransferase, which translates to MHPRTFRITARPGQRSLVEDLLAAQGFSCEAEPYHPAARRLLTEPFPLGSSLAAAFGLIYIQDRSSMLPPAMLGAAPGDLCLDMCASPGGKTGLLAGETGPEGFVLAAEASRDRLATLRQNLRRTNAANTATIGVESQRLALAPASFDAILLDPPCSGWGTVGKNPNVLELWTPEKAETLVRLQRELLARAAELLRPGGRLMFSTCTTNVRENEEQAAWTLKTLPLALDPLPAPPGFAPVPLELPGLSGVLRVGGDQEAARDAGGQGFFLARFRKTGEADAPADGDFPPLPGRPLGRRELAPAQDLGADLDALPPGELREFGGKTYFLHAHALRLVRDSGLGTGGQRWQGFLIGQTRDGRFMPAPRARVLLPEPTALPASARLDLDEPAPILDLLAGRSLECAPAPGAGRGKNPEHGLVPLYFRGLGLGWLTRKGRRLLWSDR; encoded by the coding sequence ATGCACCCGCGCACCTTCCGCATCACAGCCCGACCAGGACAGCGCTCCCTTGTGGAGGACCTGCTCGCCGCCCAGGGGTTTTCCTGCGAGGCCGAGCCGTACCACCCCGCCGCGCGCCGCCTGCTGACCGAGCCCTTCCCCCTTGGGTCGTCGCTGGCCGCGGCCTTCGGCCTCATCTACATTCAGGACCGCTCATCCATGCTGCCCCCGGCCATGCTCGGGGCGGCCCCCGGCGATCTGTGCCTGGACATGTGCGCCAGCCCTGGCGGCAAGACCGGCCTCCTGGCGGGAGAAACCGGCCCGGAAGGCTTCGTGCTGGCGGCGGAGGCCTCCCGCGACCGCCTGGCCACCCTGCGCCAGAACCTGCGCCGCACAAACGCCGCCAACACCGCCACCATCGGCGTGGAAAGCCAACGCCTTGCGCTCGCCCCGGCAAGCTTCGACGCCATTCTGCTGGACCCGCCCTGCAGCGGCTGGGGGACGGTGGGCAAAAACCCCAACGTGCTGGAGTTGTGGACCCCGGAAAAGGCGGAAACGCTGGTGCGCCTGCAGCGCGAACTCCTGGCCCGCGCGGCGGAACTCCTCAGGCCCGGGGGCAGGCTCATGTTCTCCACCTGCACCACCAACGTGCGCGAAAACGAGGAGCAGGCCGCCTGGACGCTCAAGACCCTGCCCTTGGCCCTGGATCCCCTGCCCGCTCCGCCCGGCTTCGCGCCGGTGCCGCTGGAGCTGCCGGGCCTTTCCGGGGTGCTGCGCGTGGGCGGCGACCAGGAAGCGGCCCGCGATGCGGGCGGCCAGGGCTTCTTCCTGGCGCGCTTCCGCAAGACCGGCGAGGCGGATGCTCCCGCCGATGGCGACTTCCCGCCCCTGCCCGGCCGTCCCCTGGGACGCCGGGAGCTTGCCCCCGCGCAGGATCTGGGCGCGGACCTGGACGCCCTGCCCCCTGGCGAACTGCGCGAATTCGGCGGCAAGACCTATTTCCTGCACGCGCACGCCCTGCGCCTGGTGCGCGACAGCGGCCTGGGCACCGGCGGCCAGCGCTGGCAGGGGTTTCTGATCGGGCAGACGCGGGACGGCCGCTTCATGCCCGCGCCGCGCGCGCGCGTGCTACTGCCCGAGCCGACCGCCCTGCCCGCCTCGGCCCGCCTGGACCTGGACGAGCCCGCCCCCATTCTGGACCTGCTGGCGGGCCGAAGCCTGGAATGCGCGCCCGCCCCTGGCGCCGGGCGGGGCAAGAACCCGGAGCACGGGCTTGTTCCCTTATATTTTCGTGGCCTTGGACTCGGGTGGCTGACGCGCAAAGGCCGTCGTCTGCTGTGGTCCGACCGCTAG
- a CDS encoding putative cobaltochelatase, whose amino-acid sequence MPARRPAYPFTAIVGQERLKRALLACAVCPQIGGVLARGQKGTAKSTAVRALAALLPHVEVVRACPFSCAPEGPHCPDCAARFHAGQALPTDWRPARLVELPLGATEDRVCGALDLEAAIRHGRARLEPGLLARANRGLLYVDEVNLLADHLVDALLDAASLGENVVEREGVSLRHPARFVLVGTMNPEEGEIRPQLLDRFGLCVELSAPEDIDARVEVLRRRAAFEADPKAFAEAWAGEERACARAIVEARHALPLVRFPAALMRRASELCREAFVAGHRADIALRLTARALAALAGREDVRDGDLDEAAELALVHRRRMAPPPPPEQPEQSDQPDQKDQQEDQHRHESEQEQQERQTGPQQAEPRPMDASANEDEGDLDQPDESESDESESEGASASAVLETIFPVGAAFRVAPLDYRKDRVQRTGSGRRTRSRTSQKAGRTVKARPHPEPTDLALDATLRAAAPHQLRRRAAMAAAADVAELAADVALLVRGADLRQRVRERRMGHFVVFVVDASGSMGAGRRMVEVKGAVLSLLLDAYQKRDKVALAAFRGQGAELLLPPTSSVDLAYRLLEELPTGGKTPLVHGLSLGHELLARQLRRDPTCLPLLVVISDGRANVSAAGGKPLEEVRLAARAIAGDARIRSLVVDVERAGLVRFGLARDLAQELGAQYRRIEDLKARDLVDAVRGARRWGDPQHGGVG is encoded by the coding sequence TTGCCCGCTAGGCGGCCCGCGTACCCCTTCACGGCCATTGTGGGCCAGGAGCGCCTGAAGCGGGCGCTCCTGGCCTGCGCCGTGTGCCCACAGATCGGCGGGGTGCTGGCGCGTGGGCAAAAGGGGACCGCCAAGTCCACGGCCGTGCGCGCCCTGGCGGCGCTGCTGCCCCATGTGGAGGTGGTGCGTGCGTGCCCCTTCTCCTGCGCGCCCGAAGGCCCCCACTGCCCGGACTGCGCGGCGCGCTTCCATGCTGGTCAGGCCTTGCCCACGGACTGGCGGCCCGCCCGTCTAGTGGAACTGCCCCTTGGCGCCACCGAGGACCGCGTGTGCGGGGCCCTGGACCTGGAGGCCGCCATACGCCACGGCCGCGCCCGGCTGGAGCCGGGGCTGCTGGCACGCGCCAACCGGGGCCTGCTCTACGTGGATGAGGTGAACCTCCTGGCCGACCATCTGGTGGACGCGCTGCTGGACGCCGCCAGCCTGGGCGAGAACGTGGTGGAGCGCGAGGGCGTGAGCCTGCGCCACCCGGCGCGCTTTGTGCTGGTGGGGACCATGAATCCTGAGGAGGGCGAAATCCGCCCGCAGCTTCTGGACCGCTTCGGCCTGTGCGTGGAGCTCTCCGCTCCGGAGGACATCGACGCCCGCGTGGAGGTGCTGCGCCGCCGCGCGGCCTTCGAGGCCGACCCGAAGGCATTCGCCGAAGCCTGGGCCGGGGAGGAGCGCGCCTGCGCACGGGCCATTGTTGAGGCCCGGCACGCCCTGCCCCTGGTGCGCTTCCCGGCGGCGCTCATGCGCCGCGCATCGGAGCTTTGCCGCGAGGCATTCGTGGCCGGTCACCGGGCGGACATCGCCCTGCGGCTCACTGCGCGCGCCCTGGCCGCGTTGGCCGGGCGCGAGGACGTGCGCGACGGCGACCTGGACGAGGCCGCGGAGCTGGCCCTTGTGCACCGCCGCCGCATGGCCCCGCCCCCACCGCCCGAGCAGCCTGAGCAGAGCGATCAGCCCGACCAAAAGGACCAGCAGGAAGACCAGCATCGGCACGAGTCCGAACAGGAGCAGCAGGAACGGCAAACAGGGCCGCAGCAGGCCGAGCCCAGGCCGATGGACGCCAGCGCGAACGAAGACGAGGGCGACCTGGACCAGCCCGACGAATCCGAGTCCGACGAATCCGAGTCCGAAGGCGCATCCGCCTCCGCCGTGCTGGAGACCATCTTTCCCGTGGGCGCGGCCTTCCGCGTGGCGCCCTTGGACTATCGCAAGGACCGCGTGCAGCGCACGGGCTCCGGCAGGCGCACCCGCTCGCGCACCAGCCAGAAGGCCGGGCGCACGGTGAAGGCCCGGCCGCACCCTGAGCCCACGGACTTGGCCTTGGACGCCACCTTGCGCGCCGCCGCGCCGCACCAACTGCGGCGCAGGGCGGCCATGGCCGCCGCGGCGGATGTTGCGGAGCTGGCGGCAGACGTGGCCCTGCTTGTGCGCGGGGCAGACCTGCGCCAGCGTGTGCGCGAAAGGCGCATGGGGCACTTCGTGGTCTTCGTGGTGGACGCCAGCGGCAGCATGGGCGCGGGCCGCCGCATGGTGGAAGTGAAGGGCGCGGTGCTCTCCCTTTTGCTCGACGCCTACCAGAAGCGCGACAAGGTGGCCCTGGCGGCTTTCCGGGGCCAGGGCGCGGAGCTGCTTTTGCCGCCCACCTCCAGCGTGGACCTGGCCTACAGGCTCTTGGAAGAACTGCCCACCGGCGGCAAGACGCCCCTGGTGCACGGCCTGTCCCTGGGGCACGAACTCCTGGCGCGCCAGCTGCGGCGCGATCCCACCTGCCTGCCGCTGCTGGTGGTCATCTCCGACGGCAGGGCCAATGTGTCCGCGGCGGGCGGCAAGCCTCTGGAAGAGGTCCGCCTGGCCGCCCGCGCCATCGCCGGGGACGCGCGCATCCGCTCCCTGGTGGTGGATGTGGAGCGCGCGGGGCTGGTGCGCTTCGGCCTGGCCCGCGACCTGGCCCAGGAACTGGGCGCGCAGTACCGCCGCATCGAGGACTTGAAGGCCCGCGACCTGGTGGACGCCGTGCGCGGCGCGAGGCGCTGGGGAGACCCGCAGCATGGTGGAGTCGGCTGA
- a CDS encoding ATP-binding protein, with translation MKNHTFAYPFSAIVGQEEMKLALLLNVVNPALGGVLIRGEKGTAKSTAVRALAGLLPEIDVAEGCPFACNPLGDDLCEACAVKAQAGTFVPARRRIRVVDLPVGATEDRVLGTLDMEAAIKKGERRFEPGILAEAHRGILYVDEVNLLDDHIVDVLLDAAAMGVNTVEREGVSFSHPSRFVLVGTMNPEEGELRPQLLDRFGLCVQVEGIADIDARVEVVRRRAAFEENPQGFAEAWAAQEAEVARKVEAARALLPRVGFPDALLRLVARIAVDMAVDGHRADLVMMKTARAMAALDGRDIPGRDDVERAARLALPHRMRRKPFQDVGLDQAALGASVEKGLAR, from the coding sequence GTGAAGAACCATACCTTCGCCTATCCCTTTTCGGCCATCGTGGGCCAGGAGGAAATGAAGCTGGCCCTGCTTCTGAACGTGGTGAACCCGGCCTTGGGCGGGGTGCTCATCCGGGGCGAGAAGGGCACGGCAAAGTCCACCGCCGTGCGCGCCCTGGCCGGGCTGCTGCCGGAGATCGACGTGGCCGAGGGCTGCCCCTTCGCCTGTAATCCCCTCGGAGACGACCTGTGCGAAGCCTGCGCTGTGAAAGCCCAGGCTGGAACATTCGTCCCGGCGCGCCGCCGCATCCGGGTGGTGGACCTGCCCGTGGGCGCTACCGAGGACCGGGTGCTGGGCACCCTGGACATGGAGGCGGCCATCAAGAAGGGCGAGCGCCGCTTCGAGCCGGGCATCCTGGCCGAGGCGCACCGGGGCATCCTCTATGTGGACGAGGTGAACCTGCTGGACGACCACATCGTGGACGTGCTGCTCGACGCCGCGGCCATGGGGGTCAACACCGTGGAGCGCGAGGGAGTGAGCTTCAGCCACCCGTCGCGCTTCGTGCTGGTGGGCACCATGAACCCGGAGGAAGGCGAACTGCGGCCCCAGCTGCTGGACCGCTTCGGCCTGTGCGTGCAGGTGGAGGGCATCGCGGACATCGACGCCCGCGTGGAGGTGGTGCGCCGCCGCGCGGCCTTTGAGGAGAATCCGCAGGGCTTCGCCGAGGCCTGGGCCGCGCAGGAGGCAGAGGTGGCGCGAAAGGTGGAGGCCGCCCGCGCCCTTTTGCCGCGCGTGGGCTTCCCGGACGCGCTCTTGCGCCTGGTGGCGCGCATCGCCGTGGACATGGCGGTGGACGGCCACCGCGCCGACCTGGTGATGATGAAGACCGCGCGCGCCATGGCCGCCCTGGACGGCCGCGACATTCCCGGCCGCGACGACGTGGAGCGCGCGGCGCGGCTGGCCCTGCCGCACAGGATGCGCAGAAAGCCTTTCCAGGACGTGGGCCTGGACCAGGCGGCCCTTGGGGCCAGCGTGGAGAAGGGTCTTGCCCGCTAG